One part of the Ktedonobacterales bacterium genome encodes these proteins:
- a CDS encoding SPFH domain-containing protein: MGLTTVLILAVAIAVFLVLFFWIWGSLLRKVPPNQALIKYGRGGVSVVTGGSAWVWPLFQRAATFSLELMSFDVAPAQDLYSNQGVAVNVEAVTQLKVKSDQESIITAAEQFLSKSWDERQAVIRLVMEGHLRGVVGQLTVEQLVKEPEMVSEKMRQTSSSDMAKMGLEIVSFTIKEVRDKIEFINNMGRPEIERIQKEARIAAALAARDTQIQQADAMRAAAIAKAEADQKRVEAETLSMTKQAEYQRDLALKKAAYDAQVKQEQAKADKSYDVQANVMQQQVITEAVKVQELEKTAQVKVQEAEIQRRELELQATVLKAAEYERKRVETVAEAERQRIALEATGRADATRMAGEAEAAANKARGLAEAELRRAQGLAEAEVIRAKGEAEAEAMRVKAAAYHEYNQAAVMDKLLTSLPEVVRAIAEPLSKVDKVTIVSTGAANGTGLGASRLTTDIVNMVAQAPALFEALTGQKVSDLMSHVPVMNGATQDSASVNGSNGVTVEANAQDEDKTS, from the coding sequence ATGGGTTTGACAACAGTCTTGATCCTGGCTGTGGCAATCGCGGTCTTCCTGGTGCTGTTCTTTTGGATTTGGGGGAGCTTGCTGAGAAAAGTCCCACCCAACCAGGCGCTGATTAAGTATGGGCGCGGTGGTGTAAGCGTCGTCACCGGGGGATCAGCCTGGGTCTGGCCCCTTTTCCAGCGCGCGGCGACCTTCTCCCTGGAGTTGATGTCGTTTGATGTCGCCCCGGCGCAAGACCTGTATAGCAATCAGGGCGTCGCCGTCAACGTTGAGGCCGTGACCCAGCTCAAGGTCAAATCCGACCAGGAGAGCATCATCACTGCCGCCGAGCAGTTCTTGAGCAAATCCTGGGATGAGCGCCAGGCAGTCATCCGGCTGGTCATGGAAGGCCACCTGCGCGGCGTCGTCGGCCAGTTGACCGTCGAGCAGTTGGTCAAAGAGCCGGAGATGGTCAGCGAGAAGATGCGCCAGACCAGTTCCAGCGACATGGCAAAGATGGGGTTGGAGATCGTCTCCTTCACCATCAAAGAGGTGCGCGACAAGATCGAGTTCATCAACAACATGGGTCGGCCAGAAATCGAGCGCATCCAGAAAGAGGCGCGCATCGCCGCCGCGCTGGCCGCCCGCGATACGCAAATCCAGCAGGCCGACGCCATGCGTGCCGCCGCTATTGCCAAGGCTGAAGCCGACCAGAAGCGGGTCGAGGCTGAAACCCTCTCGATGACTAAGCAGGCGGAATATCAGCGCGACCTGGCGCTGAAGAAAGCCGCTTACGACGCTCAGGTCAAGCAAGAGCAGGCCAAAGCCGACAAGTCCTATGACGTGCAGGCCAACGTGATGCAGCAGCAGGTGATCACCGAGGCCGTGAAAGTGCAGGAGTTGGAAAAGACGGCACAGGTCAAGGTGCAGGAAGCCGAAATCCAGCGTCGAGAACTGGAACTGCAAGCCACCGTCCTGAAGGCCGCCGAATACGAGCGCAAGCGCGTTGAGACCGTCGCCGAAGCCGAGCGCCAGCGGATCGCCCTGGAAGCCACGGGCCGCGCCGACGCGACACGGATGGCCGGTGAGGCGGAAGCCGCCGCGAACAAAGCCAGGGGTCTGGCCGAGGCCGAACTGCGGCGGGCGCAGGGTCTGGCCGAGGCCGAAGTCATCAGGGCCAAGGGCGAGGCTGAAGCCGAAGCCATGCGGGTGAAGGCCGCTGCGTATCACGAGTACAACCAGGCTGCCGTGATGGATAAGCTGCTCACCAGCCTGCCGGAAGTCGTGCGCGCCATAGCCGAGCCGCTGAGCAAAGTGGACAAAGTGACCATCGTCTCCACAGGCGCAGCCAACGGCACAGGGCTGGGAGCGAGCCGTCTGACCACCGATATTGTCAACATGGTGGCCCAGGCGCCCGCGCTCTTCGAGGCGCTGACCGGCCAGAAAGTCTCCGATCTGATGAGCCATGTGCCAGTCATGAACGGAGCGACACAAGACAGCGCCAGCGTCAACGGGTCAAATGGCGTCACGGTAGAAGCCAACGCTCAGGATGAGGACAAAACCAGCTAG
- a CDS encoding PspA/IM30 family protein, translating to MKLLQRVMMLIRANINDILEQSEDPEHMLRQLQQDLRNQMMQVKTQVATAIAQEHQLQSRCEALSKEAAQWQHKAEAAVAHNDDAQARKSLQQRLDTMRLLENYRRQHEEQQHLIVTMRNALKQLQAKTEETELNIELLQMRRRRANIQQAVYETLSKNKQEETQERVRRAEDKIMDHEARAAAVQDEARRSASNNLDAQLSHLSKRETVEEQLARMKASQQQKPNQRRQLPPPGAAEGSRLRRAPAAPAEPAAAQASGAPSALPSGERIRSRAASLREQVDEVLQRHQAKLGDKIAPEEEPGPEGQPGKQEKHPTRKA from the coding sequence ATGAAATTGCTGCAACGGGTAATGATGCTGATCCGGGCCAACATCAATGACATCCTCGAACAATCCGAAGACCCGGAACACATGCTGCGCCAGTTACAGCAAGATTTGCGTAACCAGATGATGCAGGTCAAGACTCAGGTAGCGACGGCTATCGCTCAGGAACATCAACTCCAGAGCCGCTGCGAAGCACTCTCTAAGGAGGCGGCCCAGTGGCAGCACAAAGCAGAGGCCGCCGTAGCGCACAACGACGACGCCCAGGCGCGCAAAAGCCTTCAGCAGCGCCTGGACACCATGCGCCTGCTGGAGAACTATCGTCGGCAGCACGAAGAGCAGCAGCACCTGATTGTGACTATGCGTAACGCCCTCAAACAGCTTCAGGCCAAAACCGAAGAGACTGAACTCAATATTGAACTGTTGCAGATGCGCCGCCGCCGGGCGAACATACAGCAAGCTGTCTACGAAACGCTCTCTAAAAATAAGCAAGAGGAAACCCAGGAGCGCGTGCGCCGGGCAGAAGATAAAATCATGGACCACGAGGCGCGGGCAGCCGCCGTGCAAGACGAGGCGCGGCGCAGCGCCAGCAACAACCTGGATGCCCAGCTTTCCCACCTCTCTAAACGCGAAACAGTAGAGGAGCAGCTCGCGCGGATGAAAGCGAGCCAGCAGCAGAAGCCCAACCAACGCCGCCAGCTTCCTCCTCCAGGCGCTGCCGAAGGCTCGCGGCTCCGGCGGGCGCCTGCCGCTCCCGCAGAACCTGCTGCTGCCCAGGCCAGCGGCGCTCCGTCGGCGCTGCCATCTGGCGAGCGCATCCGATCCAGGGCGGCGTCGCTCAGGGAGCAGGTGGATGAGGTCTTACAGCGACACCAGGCAAAGCTGGGCGACAAGATTGCGCCAGAGGAAGAGCCAGGGCCGGAGGGCCAGCCGGGCAAGCAGGAAAAACACCCCACCAGAAAAGCCTAG
- a CDS encoding helix-turn-helix transcriptional regulator: MTQNYTQADGRRLYEEDRAQIMADPERRAIYEQEAARKELWLQLVEARQASGLTQAEVARRLGVSQAQVARIEKQGYDAYTLTTLRRYVEALGEGFSLEVAIHYPPLEEGVPASR; this comes from the coding sequence ATGACCCAGAACTATACACAGGCAGATGGCCGAAGGCTGTATGAAGAGGATAGGGCGCAGATAATGGCTGATCCAGAGCGCCGGGCGATCTATGAGCAAGAGGCAGCCAGGAAAGAACTCTGGTTGCAGCTTGTAGAAGCGCGTCAAGCATCGGGATTGACGCAGGCAGAGGTTGCGCGGCGGTTGGGTGTTTCCCAGGCCCAGGTCGCTCGCATTGAGAAGCAAGGCTACGACGCCTATACGCTGACCACGCTTCGACGCTATGTGGAGGCGTTGGGTGAGGGGTTCTCGCTGGAGGTGGCAATCCACTACCCTCCCTTGGAGGAGGGAGTCCCCGCATCCAGATAG
- a CDS encoding citrate synthase, with product MSGSSGAITPSKSSLAGADQPLKGGLEEVVAASSSICELNGKEGKLSYFGIDIHDLAKYSTFEETTYLLWHGTLPNKSQLDQLTRSLHTSRELPEEVLALMRAFPSTAKPMDVLRTVVSTLGLYDPDAGDESQEANIRKAARLTAQLPTIVASAERIRNGQNVVAPRADLSQAANFLYMLTGQEPEAYNAHVMDLALILHADHEFNASTFAARVTAATLADMYSAITSALGALSGPLHGGANEQVMRMLLRMGSVDNVERYLEQALAKKEKIMGFGHRVYKTEDPRATHLRQISHDLGERAGDTKWFDMSCKVELYIKEHKGLNANVDFYSATTYYQIGIPLDLFTPIFACSRIAGWTAHVLEQYANNRLIRPLAHYSGPTNVAYTLVDQRA from the coding sequence ATGTCTGGAAGTTCTGGCGCCATTACCCCCTCCAAAAGCAGTCTTGCGGGAGCAGATCAACCGCTCAAAGGGGGTTTGGAAGAGGTCGTTGCTGCATCTTCCTCCATCTGCGAATTGAATGGGAAGGAAGGCAAACTTTCCTATTTTGGCATTGATATTCACGACCTGGCAAAGTATTCAACGTTTGAAGAAACCACTTATCTCCTCTGGCATGGAACACTCCCCAATAAGTCCCAACTTGACCAATTGACCAGGAGCCTGCATACCAGCCGGGAGCTTCCCGAAGAAGTTCTGGCTTTGATGCGCGCTTTCCCCAGCACCGCGAAACCGATGGATGTGCTGCGAACGGTGGTATCTACGCTGGGGCTGTATGATCCTGACGCGGGGGATGAATCTCAGGAGGCCAATATCCGTAAGGCTGCCCGCCTGACCGCGCAGTTGCCAACGATTGTTGCCAGCGCCGAACGCATTCGTAATGGTCAGAATGTCGTCGCGCCGCGCGCTGATTTGAGCCAGGCGGCCAATTTTCTCTATATGCTGACCGGCCAGGAGCCTGAGGCATACAATGCCCATGTCATGGACCTGGCGCTGATTTTGCACGCCGACCACGAGTTCAACGCCTCGACTTTTGCCGCGCGGGTCACAGCAGCTACCCTGGCCGATATGTACTCGGCGATTACTTCGGCCCTTGGCGCACTCAGCGGCCCGTTGCATGGCGGCGCCAACGAGCAGGTGATGCGCATGCTGCTGCGCATGGGCAGCGTTGACAACGTGGAACGTTATCTGGAGCAGGCGCTGGCAAAGAAAGAAAAGATCATGGGCTTCGGGCATCGCGTCTACAAGACCGAAGACCCCCGCGCGACCCACCTGCGCCAGATCTCCCATGACCTGGGCGAGCGCGCGGGCGATACGAAATGGTTCGACATGTCGTGCAAGGTGGAGTTATATATCAAAGAACACAAGGGTCTGAACGCGAACGTTGATTTCTATTCCGCCACCACCTATTACCAGATTGGCATCCCCCTCGACCTCTTTACGCCGATCTTCGCGTGCAGCCGCATCGCAGGCTGGACCGCTCACGTACTGGAACAGTACGCCAATAACCGATTGATTCGCCCTCTGGCTCACTACAGCGGCCCGACTAATGTTGCCTATACGCTCGTCGATCAGCGCGCCTGA
- a CDS encoding class I SAM-dependent methyltransferase encodes MTLINLSRFFYWFAYRRGRTPWDTGVSPPELLAVIEGDRALPPGKALDLGCGTGTNSIYLAQHGWDVSAVDFTARALERASEKAARSGVMVKFYRGDVTRLGDLPLGGPFDLLFDLGCFHSLTPLGRAAYAQGVAALSRPGALFLLYAFVPRKVAGRVVGATPDEIKAAFNGLFACEQVDWGDDAPGTGSAWYTFRRSGAD; translated from the coding sequence ATGACTCTGATAAATCTGTCTCGCTTCTTTTACTGGTTCGCTTACCGACGCGGGCGCACTCCCTGGGATACCGGTGTCAGCCCACCGGAGCTGCTGGCGGTGATTGAAGGCGATAGGGCGCTGCCTCCAGGGAAGGCGCTTGATCTGGGCTGCGGCACAGGCACGAACAGTATTTATCTGGCGCAGCATGGCTGGGATGTCAGCGCCGTTGATTTCACAGCCCGCGCGCTGGAGCGCGCCAGCGAAAAGGCAGCGCGCTCCGGGGTGATGGTGAAGTTTTATCGCGGCGATGTGACCCGCCTGGGTGATCTGCCGCTCGGTGGGCCATTTGATCTGCTCTTTGATCTTGGCTGTTTCCACAGCCTGACGCCCCTGGGGCGCGCGGCCTATGCGCAGGGAGTGGCTGCCCTGAGCAGGCCGGGCGCGCTCTTTTTGCTCTATGCCTTTGTGCCGCGCAAAGTGGCGGGGCGTGTGGTGGGGGCAACGCCTGATGAAATCAAAGCGGCTTTTAACGGTCTCTTTGCCTGTGAGCAGGTTGATTGGGGCGACGATGCGCCGGGTACTGGCTCGGCCTGGTATACCTTCCGCCGATCAGGAGCAGACTAA
- a CDS encoding enoyl-CoA hydratase-related protein, translated as MDYQYILVEQEERIEIITLNRPAKLNALNWDLIGEVATALEAADRDPAIGCAIITGAGDRAFAAGADIAEMADATPVTMLTGSFQAWERIRRIHKPLIAAVNGFALGGGCELAMHCDLILASENARFGQPEINLGVIPGAGGTQRLAHSLGKYKAMELVLTGAPLSAQEMAAAGLVNHVYPADQLLDEAKKLARLLASKAPIALRLAKESVLRAFEAPLEDGLVFERRNFALLFATEDQKEGMQAFVEKRQPTFKGK; from the coding sequence GTGGACTATCAGTATATTCTGGTGGAGCAAGAGGAGCGGATAGAGATCATCACGCTGAACCGCCCTGCGAAATTAAATGCCCTCAACTGGGATCTGATCGGCGAAGTAGCCACCGCCCTGGAGGCCGCTGACCGCGATCCGGCGATTGGCTGCGCTATCATCACCGGCGCGGGTGATCGCGCCTTTGCCGCCGGGGCCGATATAGCCGAGATGGCCGACGCCACCCCTGTCACCATGCTCACCGGCTCCTTTCAAGCCTGGGAGCGCATTCGACGCATCCACAAGCCGCTCATTGCCGCCGTGAATGGCTTCGCGTTGGGCGGCGGATGCGAACTGGCGATGCACTGCGATCTGATTCTTGCCAGCGAGAATGCCCGCTTCGGCCAGCCGGAGATCAACCTGGGCGTCATCCCTGGCGCGGGCGGCACACAGCGGCTGGCTCACTCGCTTGGAAAATATAAAGCGATGGAACTGGTCCTGACCGGCGCGCCGCTCAGCGCCCAGGAGATGGCCGCTGCCGGATTAGTCAATCACGTGTATCCCGCCGATCAGTTGCTGGACGAGGCAAAGAAGCTGGCGCGCTTGCTGGCGTCCAAAGCGCCCATCGCCCTGCGGCTGGCAAAAGAGTCTGTTCTGCGCGCGTTTGAAGCGCCGTTGGAAGATGGGCTGGTGTTCGAGCGCCGTAATTTCGCCCTGCTCTTCGCTACCGAAGATCAGAAAGAGGGCATGCAGGCATTCGTCGAAAAGCGCCAGCCAACCTTCAAGGGCAAATAA
- a CDS encoding serine hydrolase, translated as MYYREAPGEHEPKKALWQSQVLRRILVAVLVAVFLSGSLLFSYFLISQMSRSHHSTAETLTTNGASRWVGDTQTTAPAFEAPAPVAQSGVDPLFQKYYNGKTAAHDLGAPLTPAFPIHQGWIQFFASGALLLPAKGQADQGSADEAINSLISSGLADSATGVVRLPLIQALLTVGSKVGIGGENSTLTYVGLRSATDPALMVPGPEGATSTTAPQKSGRQGDVFIAGGTRNGKIVGHIVPAAIWSYLSLPDVSPNGWQKDFGAPLTEALNFTAKQNGSTHHLVAQVFWRNVILLDHGVQGASSQGAFAHLDAGLAYLRTLGPPAVALNKNMPIWALGDTTLLSAAGTGQATVHIGQQFPLTLVGDASWVKGALWYQVQWKAPKTSGNGWAPATALTFTSPGNVPGWASFDVLSSDLAQYLASLDKTVAAVVYDITRLRYYTYNMDGRFITGSSMKVTIMLTFLNMTESEGREPNSQEMQLLTTMIENSDNDSASTLYFKKIGGAAGVSRYLQEIGVTGLEPNPEAWGYSTISPLVMTHILTLLQEGKILTQQDRDLAFNLMEHIESDQRFGVGDTAPKGATVAMKNGWLRGPGPNGPETGLWAVNSSGIVMLSGETYIVSVYTAENNSFQDGKDILHRICSAMTSAMV; from the coding sequence ATGTACTACAGAGAGGCGCCGGGGGAACATGAGCCGAAAAAGGCTCTGTGGCAATCTCAGGTACTGCGTCGAATACTGGTTGCTGTCCTCGTCGCGGTCTTCTTATCCGGCTCGCTCTTGTTCAGCTATTTTTTGATTAGCCAGATGTCGCGCTCCCACCACTCAACGGCGGAAACGCTCACAACGAATGGGGCTTCTCGCTGGGTTGGGGATACGCAAACGACTGCGCCAGCGTTCGAGGCCCCGGCGCCCGTTGCCCAGTCTGGCGTTGATCCACTGTTTCAGAAATACTATAACGGTAAGACGGCTGCGCATGACCTGGGAGCGCCTCTGACGCCCGCTTTCCCTATCCACCAGGGCTGGATACAGTTCTTTGCGTCCGGGGCGCTGCTGCTGCCAGCGAAGGGCCAGGCAGACCAAGGCAGCGCCGATGAAGCGATAAATAGCCTTATCAGCAGTGGGCTGGCCGATTCCGCTACTGGCGTCGTGCGCCTGCCTCTGATCCAGGCGCTGCTGACCGTCGGAAGCAAAGTGGGGATCGGCGGTGAGAACAGCACGCTCACCTATGTTGGCCTGCGCAGCGCCACCGATCCCGCGCTGATGGTACCAGGGCCAGAGGGGGCCACTTCTACCACCGCGCCTCAGAAAAGTGGCAGGCAGGGAGATGTCTTCATTGCGGGCGGAACGCGCAATGGGAAGATTGTGGGGCATATCGTTCCTGCGGCCATCTGGAGCTATCTCTCCCTCCCCGATGTGTCGCCCAACGGCTGGCAGAAGGACTTCGGCGCTCCTCTCACGGAGGCGCTGAACTTTACCGCGAAGCAGAACGGCAGCACGCATCATCTGGTGGCGCAGGTCTTCTGGCGCAACGTGATACTGCTGGATCATGGTGTTCAGGGGGCTTCGAGCCAGGGCGCCTTTGCTCATCTCGATGCTGGCCTGGCCTATCTGCGAACCCTGGGGCCGCCTGCCGTGGCGCTCAACAAGAATATGCCGATCTGGGCGCTGGGCGATACGACGCTGCTGAGCGCGGCGGGAACAGGCCAGGCAACGGTCCACATCGGCCAGCAGTTCCCGCTTACGCTCGTTGGCGACGCTTCCTGGGTCAAGGGGGCGCTCTGGTATCAGGTGCAGTGGAAAGCGCCCAAGACCTCCGGTAATGGCTGGGCGCCAGCGACGGCGCTGACCTTTACCTCGCCGGGCAATGTACCGGGCTGGGCATCGTTTGATGTCCTCTCGTCTGATCTCGCCCAGTATCTTGCCAGCCTGGACAAAACGGTGGCTGCGGTGGTGTATGATATAACACGCCTGCGCTATTACACCTACAATATGGATGGACGTTTTATCACGGGCAGTTCCATGAAGGTCACTATTATGCTCACCTTCCTGAATATGACCGAGAGTGAAGGCCGCGAACCAAACTCTCAGGAGATGCAGCTGTTGACCACCATGATTGAGAACTCCGATAACGACTCGGCCTCGACACTCTACTTCAAGAAGATTGGTGGAGCCGCAGGAGTCTCGCGGTATCTCCAGGAGATTGGCGTTACCGGCCTGGAGCCGAATCCCGAAGCCTGGGGCTACAGCACCATCTCACCGCTGGTGATGACGCACATCCTGACGCTGCTGCAAGAAGGCAAGATACTGACCCAGCAGGATCGTGATCTGGCATTTAATCTGATGGAGCATATTGAGTCAGATCAGCGATTTGGTGTGGGCGATACCGCGCCGAAGGGCGCTACGGTTGCCATGAAAAATGGCTGGCTGCGAGGACCAGGGCCAAATGGACCAGAAACGGGCCTCTGGGCGGTGAACTCTTCTGGCATTGTGATGCTGAGTGGAGAAACCTATATCGTTTCGGTCTATACCGCAGAAAATAACAGCTTCCAGGATGGTAAGGATATTCTTCATCGTATCTGTAGCGCGATGACTTCGGCGATGGTCTGA
- a CDS encoding heavy-metal-associated domain-containing protein, whose amino-acid sequence MAELHLKALDISCEHCQRAIEGDIGKLPGVSLVRVDIPQQAVLIHYDPQAITRDQIVTEMDEIGYPVAQ is encoded by the coding sequence ATGGCAGAGCTTCATCTGAAAGCCCTCGATATTTCCTGCGAACATTGCCAGCGCGCCATCGAGGGCGACATCGGCAAACTTCCAGGCGTAAGTCTGGTCAGGGTGGACATTCCTCAGCAGGCGGTACTGATCCATTACGACCCACAGGCCATTACCCGTGACCAGATTGTGACCGAGATGGACGAGATCGGCTATCCCGTCGCGCAGTAG
- a CDS encoding sialidase family protein encodes MTQRTPRVPRKPRRLLWTGVILLALLNLLGALALALLPYRQSLFPAPGSAQSSPTATRPQSPWYLAGGGPCVRLPSPPPEQVSNIRVSQDAFLAHSEPEIAENPLNPLNLVGGSKFFTDPAHYEFKIGYYTSMDGGCTWTDGGVFPGYDRYILTSDISFAFGRHNDVYGAVLVDGETGNTRFSGITVSRSTDGGRTFLPPVLVHADPTGRTFSDKPWIGVDNTTGPYAGSLYVVWNLDATTSDSAPIYFSRSTDGGRTFSAGREITGISPRCRFGEPAGNSGARLCDSALGATPVISPDGTISVVYAYLDPILSENDHDNGQGQDQGSVQQPGPASLNSQTQPAQCSALRPGQAAHTHMLVVQSQDGGQTWRNPVDAAEVYDLPFHFRNSCFRNFSLPAFAADQTNGTLYIAWSDERNGDADIVLVRSTDGGQTWGAPVRVNDDPVGDGKDQFQPQLAVAPNGVVSVMFFDRRDDPNNVLINVYLAQSTDNGQTFGPNARVTDASSDPSLDAPVPDDGSHVTFFGDYQGLAVDNHFAHVFWNDTRTGSQEIFTAAMPSVQP; translated from the coding sequence ATGACCCAACGAACACCTCGCGTCCCCCGGAAGCCGCGCCGCCTGCTCTGGACAGGCGTGATCCTGCTGGCGCTGCTCAATTTACTCGGCGCGCTGGCCCTGGCCCTTCTGCCCTATCGCCAGTCGCTCTTTCCCGCGCCGGGAAGCGCCCAATCTTCCCCAACAGCGACCAGACCGCAGAGTCCCTGGTACCTTGCCGGTGGCGGCCCGTGTGTGCGGCTCCCCTCGCCACCGCCAGAGCAGGTGAGCAATATTCGCGTCAGCCAGGATGCTTTCCTGGCGCATAGCGAGCCAGAAATTGCCGAAAATCCGCTGAACCCGCTGAATCTGGTTGGCGGCTCCAAGTTCTTCACTGACCCCGCCCACTATGAGTTCAAGATCGGCTATTACACCTCGATGGATGGGGGCTGCACGTGGACGGATGGCGGTGTGTTTCCCGGCTATGATCGCTATATTCTTACGTCTGATATTAGCTTTGCCTTTGGCCGCCACAACGATGTGTATGGCGCGGTGCTGGTGGATGGCGAGACTGGCAATACGAGGTTCAGCGGCATCACCGTTTCGCGCTCAACTGATGGCGGGCGCACGTTCCTGCCCCCGGTGCTGGTACATGCTGACCCGACAGGCAGAACCTTCAGCGATAAACCCTGGATTGGCGTTGACAACACGACCGGCCCCTATGCTGGCTCTCTCTACGTCGTCTGGAATCTGGATGCAACGACCTCAGATAGCGCGCCCATCTACTTTTCGCGCTCGACTGATGGCGGGCGGACCTTCTCGGCGGGAAGAGAGATCACTGGCATCTCGCCGCGCTGCCGGTTTGGCGAGCCAGCCGGAAACAGCGGCGCGCGCCTCTGCGATTCGGCGCTGGGCGCAACGCCGGTAATTAGCCCCGATGGCACGATCTCCGTCGTCTATGCCTATCTGGACCCTATTCTTTCTGAAAATGACCATGACAACGGCCAGGGCCAGGATCAAGGGAGCGTCCAGCAGCCAGGCCCCGCTAGCCTGAACAGCCAGACCCAACCGGCGCAGTGTTCGGCGCTGCGCCCCGGCCAGGCGGCCCATACCCATATGCTGGTGGTGCAATCGCAGGATGGCGGCCAGACCTGGCGCAACCCGGTTGATGCCGCCGAGGTCTATGACCTGCCTTTCCACTTCCGCAATAGCTGCTTCCGCAATTTTTCGCTTCCGGCTTTTGCAGCGGACCAGACAAATGGCACGCTGTACATTGCCTGGTCCGATGAGCGCAATGGCGACGCCGATATTGTGCTGGTGCGCTCAACCGACGGCGGCCAGACGTGGGGCGCGCCGGTGCGCGTGAATGACGATCCGGTTGGCGACGGCAAAGATCAATTCCAGCCACAGCTAGCGGTTGCGCCCAACGGCGTGGTGAGCGTGATGTTTTTTGACCGCCGCGACGACCCCAACAATGTGCTGATCAATGTTTATCTGGCGCAATCCACCGACAACGGCCAGACGTTCGGTCCTAATGCGCGTGTGACCGACGCCTCCTCGGACCCTTCCCTTGATGCCCCGGTTCCCGACGACGGCTCGCATGTCACCTTCTTTGGCGATTATCAGGGGCTGGCCGTTGATAATCACTTTGCCCACGTCTTCTGGAATGACACGCGCACCGGCAGCCAGGAAATCTTCACGGCAGCGATGCCCTCAGTGCAGCCATAG
- a CDS encoding helix-turn-helix domain-containing protein: protein MDLHQKLKHLRAVEGSMRGLGRPMTQAEVSQEMLRELGETLSQAYLSQIEGGKRPHLSARSRALLARFFKVHPGYLVSDPPGYEEHLFTEIEDPQARLSTWLAASAEEWRSDHLIQRVFEKLAEHPDPRRIFEVLNELLDRAPEEPGSLLGNPVG, encoded by the coding sequence ATGGACCTGCATCAAAAACTGAAACATCTGCGCGCCGTCGAAGGCAGCATGCGCGGGCTGGGCCGCCCTATGACCCAGGCTGAAGTCTCGCAAGAGATGCTGCGGGAATTGGGCGAAACGCTCAGCCAGGCGTATCTCTCTCAGATCGAGGGCGGCAAGCGCCCGCATCTTTCGGCCCGAAGCCGCGCCTTGCTGGCGCGTTTCTTTAAGGTACATCCGGGCTATCTGGTGAGCGATCCACCTGGCTATGAGGAGCATCTGTTCACAGAGATCGAAGACCCCCAGGCGCGTCTGTCAACCTGGCTGGCCGCCAGCGCGGAGGAATGGCGCTCTGACCATCTGATTCAGCGTGTTTTTGAGAAGCTGGCGGAGCATCCAGACCCCCGGCGCATATTTGAGGTGCTGAATGAATTGCTGGACCGGGCGCCGGAGGAGCCTGGCAGCCTCTTGGGGAACCCGGTAGGCTAG